A genomic window from Vitis riparia cultivar Riparia Gloire de Montpellier isolate 1030 chromosome 18, EGFV_Vit.rip_1.0, whole genome shotgun sequence includes:
- the LOC117905513 gene encoding uncharacterized protein LOC117905513, with amino-acid sequence MGDLQVIGGIKKLNNQNYKTWSTCMMSYMQGQDLWEVVSGCEITQPEAEDASGTLRKWKIKAGKAMFALKTTIEEDVLEHIRDAKIPHEAWNTFAKLFSKKNDTKLQLLESELLSVAQRELPVAQFFHKVKTLCREISELDTEAPIGETRMKRIIIHGLRPEFRSFVAAVQGWQNQPSLVEFENLLAGQEALAKQMEELQPRVKRKHSTSAKAAGTLSSVEMVE; translated from the coding sequence ATGGGTGATCTTCAAGTCATTGGAGGGATTAAGAAGCTCAACAATCAGAACTACAAAACTTGGTCAACATGCATGATGTCTTACATGCAGGGCCAAGATTTGTGGGAAGTTGTGAGTGGTTGTGAAATTACACAACCAGAGGCTGAAGATGCAAGCGGTACTCTACGCAAATGGAAGATAAAGGCAGGCAAAGCAATGTTTGCTTTGAAAACTACAATAGAAGAAGATGTGCTGGAACATATTCGAGATGCCAAAATTCCTCATGAAGCTTGGAATACATTTGCCAAGCTATTTTCCAAGAAGAATGACACAAAACTCCAACTACTGGAGAGTGAACTGCTGTCAGTAGCTCAACGTGAGCTTCCTGTTGCCCAGTTCTTTCATAAAGTGAAGACTTTATGCAGAGAGATTTCTGAATTGGATACAGAAGCTCCAATTGGTGAAACCAGGATGAAAAGAATAATCATTCATGGTTTACGTCCAGAATTCAGAAGCTTTGTTGCTGCAGTACAAGGATGGCAAAACCAACCATCACTTGTTGAGTTTGAGAATTTGCTTGCTGGACAAGAAGCCTTAGCTAAGCAAATGGAGGAGCTTCAACCAAGGGTGAAGAGGAAGCACTCTACGTCAGCAAAGGCAGCAGGAACTTTAAGCAGTGTGGAAATGGTGGAGTGA